Proteins encoded together in one Astyanax mexicanus isolate ESR-SI-001 chromosome 10, AstMex3_surface, whole genome shotgun sequence window:
- the LOC103040018 gene encoding integral membrane protein 2A, whose amino-acid sequence MVKIAFNSALAQKALGKEALVAEKDPETGSVYSNESSTGRCLLTLLGLAFILSGLIVGGACVYRYFTPKKLYHGSMQFTELDSADMPVDVEAREPYYLPRIDEDVEIRDNVAIINVPAPRFGEGDPAYILHDFKRKQTAYLDLTLRTCFVIPLNTSVVMPPQDLMDLFMQLMSGSYKTYLVHEDLVVTERIDDLAPLGYYIYNLCEGKATYKMQRRSEIMGIQKRSVEECFKIRHFENKFVTETKICRA is encoded by the exons ATGGTGAAGATCGCCTTTAACTCCGCTCTGGCGCAGAAAGCTCTGGGGAAAGAGGCGCTGGTGGCGGAGAAG GATCCAGAGACGGGCTCCGTCTACAGTAACGAGAGCTCCACAGGCCGCTGTCTGCTCACCCTGCTGGGTCTGGCCTTTATCTTGTCCGGGCTCATCGTTGGCGGTGCCTGTGTGTACCGCTATTTCACCCCTAAG AAACTGTACCACGGCTCCATGCAGTTCACTGAGCTGGACAGTGCCGATATGCCGGTGGACGTGGAGGCCCGCGAGCCGTACTACCTGCCCCGCATCGACGAGGACGTGGAGATCCGCGATAACGTGGCCATCATTAACGTTCCTGCCCCTCGCTTCGGAGAAGGAGATCCAGCTTACATTCTGCACGACTTTAAGAGG AAGCAGACTGCGTACCTGGACCTGACCCTCAGGACCTGCTTCGTGATTCCTCTCAACACCTCGGTGGTCATGCCTCCTCAGGACCTCATGGATCTCTTCATGCAGCTCATG TCTGGCTCCTACAAGACGTACTTGGTGCATGAGGATCTGGTGGTGACCGAACGCATCGATGACCTCGCCCCTCTGGGTTACTACATTTACAACCTGTGTGAGGGCAAAGCCACGTACAAGATGCAGCGCCGCAGTGAGATTATGG GCATTCAGAAGCGCTCGGTGGAGGAGTGCTTCAAAATCCGCCACTTCGAGAACAAGTTCGTTACTGAAACCAAGATCTGCCGAGCCTGA